CAAAGGGGAAGTGATcagtttggttttgagtttatAAACCAAATCCGTAATCTCGTAACTGATCAGTGTTGACGTCATCCAAAACTATATAGACAAAAAAGTTATCcaccaaaaatccaaaactatataaataaataaaaaagatagagttttgatataattaattatcaacAATTTTGAtaggaaattttttaattttgaatctttcaccaaaaataaattatttattttaacaacaaaaatttctTTTGATTAGTAGTATAATTTACAAACAATTGAGGTGAAGGGTATTTTCTTGTACTTTTACCCAAGTAAAGAGGGTATTTCTCagctgaaagaaaacaaaaacataaaaatccaaaagttACCCacttttttggtaaaagatcCAAAAAGTTATcaactaaaatccaaaactatagagaaaaaaagaaaaacaaagatagaatTTTGATATCAACAattttactaaatatatatatattttaaatgaaacttTCTTTTCATTAGCAAGTTATTAAACAAAAGATTGATAAGTGGGGATTATATATTTGTGACGAGAAAAGCAAGGGAAATATACATTTTATCATAAACAGGGTCTTCGCGTGAATTTAGATATTAGCTCAACCTTTTTCAGGTATCCTATGAAAAAAACGATGCAACCTATAAAAAGCTTACTTTGTACTGTAATTTTCTTTTCGCAAATTTCAATatgctctcaagtctcaaccacCATATGTACCAGCTTTTACCATAAGGTTAACAACAAAAACTGTTCCCATAAAAAGATTCCGATATTCCCCATTACAAGAAACCactaaatcaaattttattattcgaaaaaatttatcaaaaggCTCAGGCCATCGAAAGAAAAATAGTGTAACAGATGGCAAAGAGGTCTTTAAGCTTGACAAAAGAAGCACAATCATTTCAAAAAGCAAATCAATTgtcactttcttcttcctcacctatatctatctatctatctatcatctcccaaccaaaaccaaaaaacactttcctctttctctcatttCGAACTCCCCCAATCCGACGTCGTTTTAAAGTTCAGCGATACACAATCTCCAACCAGCGATTACAGAGGAGATGCAAGATCCACGCAATCATGTCCCATCTTCTCCGACGATATCCTCCGTCTCTTCCTCCGATCTTGATACTGAGGTCAGTTCCTACAATCTTAAAAACTTGTTAAAGATTCCAATTAGTCTACTACTTCCACATATCATAGATTGAGCTTCATTCACCCCATAAAGCTTTATACTTTAAAGTATCAACCTTTTAACTAGAAGACTAGTTTATAGTTCCAAAGGTTGAGTTTTTAGAACTGCCCAGATGATGAAgtcttgattttggtttttgcttttttaattgGTGATGTGAGGATTTAGTCTACAGGATCCTTCTTCCATGACAGAAGCATCACACTTGGGACGCTTATGGGGTTTAGTTTCACTGCAACCATGCCGATGCCATTCAGAGCTTCTTCTCACCGCCACGTGTCACCTTCCGTAGCAATCTCACGAGCTTCCAGCTCCAATGCAAGACGCCTCCACCAGAGGAAGCGTCCTCCTTCATCGAATTCCGCTGAGCCTGAGCGTCATCGCCGCCGTAAATGGTGGCGTTTTTGCCGAGACGACGATGACGACGCCGGTATGATCCAACGTGGTACCGGAGATTCGAAGCGGTCGTCGCTCGGAGAGTATCTAGAGGTGGAACGGAGGTTTGGAGATGAAGCCGTTTATAACGCAGCGGAGGCGGCGGAGCTAGAGGGTGCGGTGGCGCGGTACCAAGATCAGCAGCCGGTTATGGGAGAGCGGGCATTGTTCGCCGACGGGAGGGTGCTTCCTCCGGCTTCAGCTGAGATGGTTACTGGAGAAGGTACGCCTGTGGCAACGGCGCTTTGTAGATTTCCGGTATCTTTAACCGGTATATGCAGCGGTGGCGGAGGATAATACACGGCGGCGTTATGCgtgtctttgttttgatttttttggttgtatttagaattttgaatgtttgtaATTCAGTTTTTAGAATCGGAATCATGGTTTTGTAGAAATATGGGATGTAATATAATGTAGTCAAGAGTAATTATTTGGGAAGTAATGATTGATTAAGGAGAAATGAAGTAAGAAAAAAGTATTGAGCTGATGGCACATGCAAAGGTTTTTGTGTAAAATTGAGGTTGTAGAACCATTTAGAGATGATGATGGCAGTGGCAAATATTTCTCAAACTTTCATATTTAATACGAGGGTAGTATCTCTCATATGAGTTTCCAAACTACAAAAGTTGATTGAGTCTTCGAAATAAGCTATGGGAAGGTTTTGCTTGAGACAATAGGAGACGATCTTATAACTCACAATTTGAAAGAGCACCTCTTAAGTTATGTTTCGTCATTTTTTTAGTGTAGCATATGATTGTTACGTTGAGTATTTTCATCATAGAAATCGTTGCTTTTTGAAGTCAAGTATTATTTTGAAGATGTCTAGTCCTATAATGTTTCATGAATTTTGGTATAAGGAAGCTGATGACATGTTGTATGGCCCTCGTGTTGGGGATATATGATGAATAATGTCGATGTGATTTTTGCCTATGTAAATTGTGGGGTGAGAGCTCTTTCATTTGTCTCGCGGCTGACCCATCAATGAATTTGAGGGAATGTTCaaagtttttgttgtatttaGAATTTCCAATATTTGTAATTCAGTTTCTAGAATCGGAATCATGGTTTTGTAGAAATATGGGATGTAATTGTCGTCAAGAGTAATTATTTGGGGAATAATGAACGATTAAGGAGAAATGAAGGCTTATTAGATGGCTCATGGCATTAGTAAGAAAAAAGCATTGAGCGCTGATGGCACATGCAAAGCTTTTTGTGTAAAATTGAGGTTGTAGAGATTATGGCAAAAAGCTTTGCATGTAAAATTAAGTTCTCTAAAAATCTTAACTTTCATATTTACTA
The Camelina sativa cultivar DH55 chromosome 15, Cs, whole genome shotgun sequence DNA segment above includes these coding regions:
- the LOC104746154 gene encoding uncharacterized protein At3g17950-like isoform X1; the encoded protein is MQDPRNHVPSSPTISSVSSSDLDTESTGSFFHDRSITLGTLMGFSFTATMPMPFRASSHRHVSPSVAISRASSSNARRLHQRKRPPSSNSAEPERHRRRKWWRFCRDDDDDAGMIQRGTGDSKRSSLGEYLEVERRFGDEAVYNAAEAAELEGAVARYQDQQPVMGERALFADGRVLPPASAEMVTGEGTPVATALCRFPVSLTGICSGGGG
- the LOC104746154 gene encoding uncharacterized protein At3g17950-like isoform X3 encodes the protein MSHLLRRYPPSLPPILILRSITLGTLMGFSFTATMPMPFRASSHRHVSPSVAISRASSSNARRLHQRKRPPSSNSAEPERHRRRKWWRFCRDDDDDAGMIQRGTGDSKRSSLGEYLEVERRFGDEAVYNAAEAAELEGAVARYQDQQPVMGERALFADGRVLPPASAEMVTGEGTPVATALCRFPVSLTGICSGGGG
- the LOC104746154 gene encoding uncharacterized protein At3g17950-like isoform X2; this translates as MGFSFTATMPMPFRASSHRHVSPSVAISRASSSNARRLHQRKRPPSSNSAEPERHRRRKWWRFCRDDDDDAGMIQRGTGDSKRSSLGEYLEVERRFGDEAVYNAAEAAELEGAVARYQDQQPVMGERALFADGRVLPPASAEMVTGEGTPVATALCRFPVSLTGICSGGGG